Genomic segment of Pseudomonadota bacterium:
GTATTCTAGGGGCAAACTTTGTGCCGCCTAACTACTTAAAAGTTAGCGGGCTCATGACGGAGCTAATAGATTTTGTAAATGGCAACAGGGACAAGCTCAATATTGTAGAACTAATTGCCAAATTCCATCATAAATTTGTTTGGATTCATCCATTTTTTGATGGCAATGGGCGAACCGCACGTCTGCTGATGAACCTTCTCTTTATGAAATATGGATATCCACCCGCCATCATTCTTAAAAACAACAGGAAGCAGTATTATCGCTCTTTGAATCTAGCTAACAACGGCAGCTTTGATCCGTTCATTCTATTAGTTGCACAAGCATTAGAACGCACCTTAGATCTTTACCTGGAAAGCTGTGGCGCATTGGGGCACGATGAATATGTTCTTCTATCGACTCTTGCAAAGAAGTTCCCATACTCTCAGGAGTATCTAAGCCTGTTGGCGCGGCAGGGGAAGATTGATGCCCACAAGAAAGCCAGAAATTGGCTGGCCACTGAGAAATCAGTCAAAGAATATTTGAAGAAACTTGAAAGATAGGATTTTCAAAATGGGGTGTAGTATCTGAAGTAGCTTAAGATACTGAAATATCGTAGTATTCCTCCTTAAAGTATCCAAATTGCATCCAGTATTTCCAGGTTATGTGCCCATGAAACGATTCGAGTTTAAACAAGGCAGCTCTTCCAACATATCCTCCCGTTATAATTGCAGGTAAACGCTAACGACTATAAAAATCTTGCGCTATGACGCCGTTGAGTGGACGCTTACCGTTGATCTGCAGGGCGGCTCATCCTATGACCTGCTGATCGAGATGTACGAAAGCCTGCCGCACTATACGGAACGA
This window contains:
- a CDS encoding Fic family protein; translated protein: MSAEILKRIESKKNKLLALRPLPQAALKRLKSELSIEWTYNSNAIEGNTLTLQETKMVLEQGITIKGKNLCEHFEAKNHEQAIYFVETLAKPKYSLTEKDVFNIHSLVLQNIESEFAGRYRNGQVRILGANFVPPNYLKVSGLMTELIDFVNGNRDKLNIVELIAKFHHKFVWIHPFFDGNGRTARLLMNLLFMKYGYPPAIILKNNRKQYYRSLNLANNGSFDPFILLVAQALERTLDLYLESCGALGHDEYVLLSTLAKKFPYSQEYLSLLARQGKIDAHKKARNWLATEKSVKEYLKKLER